The genomic stretch AACGAAAACGGTGTCCGCTGTTAGGGCATCTTTGCCCTGCTTAACAATCACTTGTTCCATGCGAGTAGCCAGCGCGGACAGCGCAAAAACGGACGAGATGATGAGAATCAACGCCACGCTTATTGGCCACAAATTACCGTGCCGAATCTCTTCGAGGCTCCAAAGGGTTAACCGACGATTGAGAGAGTACTTAGTCATATTACCCCTCTCCAACAAGATGGCCTGAATCCATTTTAATGACCTTCTGACAACGACTGGCCAGATTGTCGTCGTGCGTCACAAGCACTAACGTCGTACCATGTTGTTGATTCAGTTCAAATAACAGATCGATGATTTTTTCTGCTGTGTGTTGGTCTAAGTTGCCGGTTGGTTCATCTGCAAACAAGATTTTGGGTTGAGTCATGAATGCACGCGCTAGGGCAACGCGCTGTTGCTCGCCTCCCGACAGCTGGCTGGGGAGATGTTGAATGCGAGAAGCTAGACCTACCGAGGTCAACAGTGCTTTGGCCCGCTCGTGATCTTCTTCCTCACCTTTTAGCAAACACGGCAACGTGACATTTTGCAGTGCCGTTAAGCTAGGAATTAAGAGAAAACTCTGGAACACAAAACCGATATGCTCGCTACGGATTTGCGCTCGTTGCTCATCATCGAGCTGAGATAATGCTTGCCCTAACAGCGACACGTCACCTGAGGTTGCTACATCCAAACCAGCCAGAAGCGTCATGAGCGTAGACTTCCCGGCACCAGAGGTTCCGACAATCGCAACGCTTTCGCCTTCTTCAATGACAAGATTTACATTTTTAAGGATTGTTAACTGCTCATTATTAGTAGAGACTTGTTTACTAACGGATTCCGCTTTAATTACTGGAGATGGCATGGTCAGATTGTTTTCCTTACTTATAATGTTTTTCCTTTCTAACGTCGCACACGCAACCGAGAAAGTGTTAATTCTTGGCGACAGCCTAAGTGCAGGATACAACATGTCTGCAGAGCAGGCTTGGCCTAATTTGTTACCAGAAGCATTG from Vibrio vulnificus NBRC 15645 = ATCC 27562 encodes the following:
- a CDS encoding ABC transporter ATP-binding protein yields the protein MPSPVIKAESVSKQVSTNNEQLTILKNVNLVIEEGESVAIVGTSGAGKSTLMTLLAGLDVATSGDVSLLGQALSQLDDEQRAQIRSEHIGFVFQSFLLIPSLTALQNVTLPCLLKGEEEDHERAKALLTSVGLASRIQHLPSQLSGGEQQRVALARAFMTQPKILFADEPTGNLDQHTAEKIIDLLFELNQQHGTTLVLVTHDDNLASRCQKVIKMDSGHLVGEG